In Mus musculus strain C57BL/6J chromosome 1, GRCm38.p6 C57BL/6J, a single genomic region encodes these proteins:
- the Il19 gene encoding interleukin-19 isoform 2 (isoform 2 is encoded by transcript variant 2), producing the protein MTNNLLTFYRDRVFQDHQERSLEVLRRISSIANSFLCVQKSLERCQVHRQCNCSQEATNATRIIHDNYNQLEVSSAALKSLGELNILLAWIDRNHLETPAA; encoded by the exons ATGACCAACAACCTGCTGACATTCTACAGAGACAGGGTGTTCCAGGACCATCAGGAGAGAAGCCTTGAGGTCTTAAGGAGAATCAGCAGCATTGCCAACTCTTTCCTCTGCGTGCAGAAATCTCTGGAGCGATGT CAGGTGCACAGACAATGTAACTGCAGTCAGGAAGCCACCAATGCAACTAGGATCATCCATGACAACTACAATCAG ctgGAGGTCTCATCTGCTGCCCTTAAGTCTCTAGGAGAACTGAACATACTTTTAGCCTGGATTGACAGGAATCATCTGGAAACTCCTGCAGCCTGA
- the Il19 gene encoding interleukin-19 isoform X1, producing the protein MTDSLGGQLTFTFAEDMKTQCASTWLLGMTLILCSVHIYSLRRCLISVDMRLIEKSFHEIKRAMQTKDTFKNVTILSLENLRSIKPGDVCCMTNNLLTFYRDRVFQDHQERSLEVLRRISSIANSFLCVQKSLERCQVHRQCNCSQEATNATRIIHDNYNQLEVSSAALKSLGELNILLAWIDRNHLETPAA; encoded by the exons ATGACAGACAG TCTAGGTGGACAGCTGACTTTCACCTTTGCAGAAGACATGAAGACACAGTGCGCGTCTACCTGGCTCCTGGGCATGACGTTGATTCTCTGCTCAGTTCATATCTACAGTCTTAGGAGATGTCTGATTTCTGTGGACATGCGCCTCATAGAAAAGAGTTTCCACGAGATCAAGAGAGCCATG CAAACTAAGGACACCTTTAAAAATGTCACCATCCTGTCCCTGGAGAACCTCAGGAGCATTAAG CCTGGAGATGTGTGCTGCATGACCAACAACCTGCTGACATTCTACAGAGACAGGGTGTTCCAGGACCATCAGGAGAGAAGCCTTGAGGTCTTAAGGAGAATCAGCAGCATTGCCAACTCTTTCCTCTGCGTGCAGAAATCTCTGGAGCGATGT CAGGTGCACAGACAATGTAACTGCAGTCAGGAAGCCACCAATGCAACTAGGATCATCCATGACAACTACAATCAG ctgGAGGTCTCATCTGCTGCCCTTAAGTCTCTAGGAGAACTGAACATACTTTTAGCCTGGATTGACAGGAATCATCTGGAAACTCCTGCAGCCTGA
- the Il19 gene encoding interleukin-19 isoform 1 precursor (isoform 1 precursor is encoded by transcript variant 1) produces the protein MKTQCASTWLLGMTLILCSVHIYSLRRCLISVDMRLIEKSFHEIKRAMQTKDTFKNVTILSLENLRSIKPGDVCCMTNNLLTFYRDRVFQDHQERSLEVLRRISSIANSFLCVQKSLERCQVHRQCNCSQEATNATRIIHDNYNQLEVSSAALKSLGELNILLAWIDRNHLETPAA, from the exons ATGAAGACACAGTGCGCGTCTACCTGGCTCCTGGGCATGACGTTGATTCTCTGCTCAGTTCATATCTACAGTCTTAGGAGATGTCTGATTTCTGTGGACATGCGCCTCATAGAAAAGAGTTTCCACGAGATCAAGAGAGCCATG CAAACTAAGGACACCTTTAAAAATGTCACCATCCTGTCCCTGGAGAACCTCAGGAGCATTAAG CCTGGAGATGTGTGCTGCATGACCAACAACCTGCTGACATTCTACAGAGACAGGGTGTTCCAGGACCATCAGGAGAGAAGCCTTGAGGTCTTAAGGAGAATCAGCAGCATTGCCAACTCTTTCCTCTGCGTGCAGAAATCTCTGGAGCGATGT CAGGTGCACAGACAATGTAACTGCAGTCAGGAAGCCACCAATGCAACTAGGATCATCCATGACAACTACAATCAG ctgGAGGTCTCATCTGCTGCCCTTAAGTCTCTAGGAGAACTGAACATACTTTTAGCCTGGATTGACAGGAATCATCTGGAAACTCCTGCAGCCTGA